A genomic window from Punica granatum isolate Tunisia-2019 chromosome 2, ASM765513v2, whole genome shotgun sequence includes:
- the LOC116194815 gene encoding uncharacterized protein LOC116194815 isoform X1 gives MASVKSADASLWWDPFPALLTELENVPLSSDLPPHLLKKLKEDRAWFVDTLSLFKPPNEKSREALNSQQLKIGSHELNIKSELKDKALQISSSLGLDEVQSYILVERSTEHVHVPLDSVVQDFTHLILLQYYIERQCLLKCTRRILMHALCAEDGPRGCFAIQKEALELSSTGLDGKLVALLDKLLSSTHPEQMGVDLFTLWAEETLTEDNLILEILFLIYYEPFCACNAEKWKKLCSLYEGISSGSCNFDKLAVSAEALNSSQNVKVQLLFILIETLDLENLLQMVHDETPFRLGISAFSLSDIQEIDAIVSSISPLEMRDAGPLFLAWAVFICLVMSLSGPEENNVLMDIDHVGYVRQAFEAGSLNFFMEILQNVILKESDGSFAGYRSVLRTFISAFIASYEINYQLDDSTFNLILDILCKLYRGEESLCMQFWDGESFIDGPIRCLLCNVEGEFPQKTVELVRLLSSLCDGNWPAECVYNFLDKSVGISSLFEITDDSLLDGTSQIVETRLPLHVPGVESLQIPSKTRGHVLRVVGRNVALVRWEYGISGVFVLLLRLAQQLYINRNEEVFHILDLFNRMVSFNTGLCFSLMNLNTSLYVQSTFLNVQTGQNMWVVEVICSLFRNLYPSSANAALISMGINFLAKMLKCSPSSVSAVALKGDIFDMVSSINSFAEDYNGSSSSWFLSGKLAKMLLIDCEHNDYDCSLTISVLEFTNQLVESGLESGAVYALLVFSLQYILVNHEYWKYKVKRHRWRVTLKVLELVGKCIISSSYSKGVADVIQNILLSDSSIHSTFFRIVCTTSQSLEQLYVSRLIDVAEIEGLQLAILSALDVLHVLLLKFSKDNFSSLPLFHQAMLSSSTKPIPVAAAVISFISYFRNPAIQVGAARVLSSMLFVANDLQQQLSGIACFSPDDKQIMELRHSLGDILLEKSLWDEDLFLATVDMLTSAARFQPAFLLAIIDVKEAADAPAGDAVAVAESANASPRTADSKSSSVLNAVLQFVEKSAELVESKPQILLTVLEFLKALWEGAAQYSAIIDHLKDSKNFWKHLSSSVSFSVPKESHRPKTWTEKDSESLANSFHCQGAILEVMAHNLFLQKKLLLAESHIKRAIEKAGHTVSTDKSRAADPSDCADIFFKWSESSVLQSMVKIYSSCEDDGEVSSHVKIAASLFAVHVMVKLTAGDVGSLSISLLDRIGALYKELRGQPAFSELLGQYSKHRYSEGKELETLILNDLYYHMQGEFEGRKIGPGPFQELFLSLVRSNIWERYYEWNYKTKLLDYRKKINLFDTAKVRADLRLDLWDHSNWKASKVVAETMLQCMEETNWMIIFSASKLSALKALTTLLAVYEEDALGRNTGNGRKIPDKLVLSCIDQMCESFHSTLRSLGPTMEASEDILKFLAAQAELIIHLIRKLSKSPPLPVCVLILRTSGSALKVLGEIKPVVKGIKTTLKLGLMLLLLSLEFSCSYYSTGGAVDMDSVKETAEFSNLCLGHIPILCSCIMIPELYTLTLTAVDLISRNFLMPNTWFPIIQAHLPLQHIISKLHDRNSAIPSSITLNFLLTLAVVRGGAEMLLSSGLLSSLRALFSAINEERNLSVSSNGTEGGEGVWGLGLAVVAAMIHSLGDTSSCINIVDSEIPYFFSDQAYLVSYYLDAPDLPSGDQDKRRPQAQRTQTSLTALKETEHVLTLMCVGARQWNSWVKAMKEMDPHLREKSIHLLAFISRGNQRFGESLGWNAPFLCPPVCKSEMDDCKKPPFVNSKNGWFSLSPPGCLSVSKFSSVSTSVMALVQKDRAPEKSETVSATTFSDTVALQIYRIAFHLLKFLCLQAEGAAKRAEEVGFIDLAHFPELPMPEILHGLQDQAIAIVTELCEASKAKQMNPETCSICILLLHILEMALHLELCVLHICGIRPVLGRVEDFSKQVKPFVKAIEGQDFLKSSLSSLKRIMSLVYPGLLQAEGLL, from the exons ATGGCGAGCGTGAAGTCCGCGGACGCCTCGCTTTGGTGGGACCCCTTCCCTGCTCTGCTCACCGAGCTCGAGAACGTCCCGCTCTCCTCCGACCTCCCTCCGCATCTC TTGAAGAAGCTGAAGGAGGATCGAGCTTGGTTCGTTGATACATTGTCGCTGTTCAAGCCGCCGAACGAGAAGTCCAGAGAGGCTCTAAACTCCCAGCAGCTCAAAATTGGGAGTCATGAATTGAATATAAAGTCCGAACTCAAGGACAAGGCTCTGCAGATCAGTTCCTCTTTA GGTTTAGATGAGGTGCAATCTTACATTCTCGTGGAGAGGTCGACTGAGCATGTACATGTACCCCTTGATTCTGTAGTTCAAGATTTTACTCATTTG ATATTGCTTCAGTATTACATTGAGCGGCAGTGCTTGCTGAAGTGCACAAGGCGGATTCTTATGCATGCGT TATGTGCTGAAGATGGTCCGAGAGGATGCTTTGCTATACAGAAGGAGGCGCTAGAATTGAGTTCTACTGGACTTGATGGTAAATTAGTGGCACTTTTGGATAAACTATTATCCTCCACACATCCCGAGCAAATG GGGGTTGATCTTTTTACTTTGTGGGCCGAGGAGACACTCACCGAGGACAATCTGATTTTGGAAATCTTGTTCCTCATTTACTATGAACCTTTTTGCGCATGTAATGCTGAAAAATGGAAGAAGTTGTGCTCGCTCTATGAG GGAATCTCATCTGGATCTTGTAACTTTGATAAGTTGGCTGTATCGGCTGAAGCACTAAATTCTTCTCAGAATGTCAAAGTTCAGCTACTGTTTATCCTCATAGAAACTCTAGATCTGGAAAATCTTCTTCAAATGGTACATGATGAAACGCCATTCAG GCTGGGCATATCTGCCTTTTCTTTGTCCGATATCCAGGAGATTGATGCAATAGTTTCTAGCATCAGTCCTTTGGAAATGAGAGATGCAGGGCCATTATTTCTCGCTTGGGCAGTGTTCATTTGCCTGGTTATGTCTCTTTCAGGGCCAGAGGAGAATAATGTCTTAATG gaCATTGACCATGTTGGTTATGTTCGCCAAGCCTTCGAAGCTGGATCCTTGAATTTCTTTATGGAAATTCTTCAAAATGTCATCTTAAAGGAATCTGAT GGATCGTTTGCTGGTTATCGAAGTGTCCTGAGAACATTCATAtctgcatttattgcatccTATGAAATCAATTATCAG CTAGATGACAGCACCTTCAATTTGATTTTGGATATTCTTTGCAAACTTTACCGTGGAGAG GAGTCACTGTGCATGCAGTTTTGGGACGGGGAAAGCTTTATTGATGGACCTATTCGGTGTCTTCTTTGCAATGTGGAGGGTGAATTTCCTCAGAAGACTGTGGAGCTTGTTCGTCTTCTGTCATCTCTATGTGATGGAAATTGGCCGGCAGAATGTGT GTACAACTTCTTGGACAAATCTGTTGGTATATCATCATTGTTCGAAATTACCGATGATTCCTTGTTGGATGGCACTTCTCAAATTGTTGAGACACGCTTGCCATTGCATGTACCTGGAGTTGAGAGTTTGCAAATTCCTAGTAAAACTCGAGGTCACGTTCTAAGAGTAGTTGGTAGAAATGTTGCCCTTGTGCGCTGGGAG TATGGAATATCTGGAGTCTTTGTGTTGCTCTTGCGTTTGGCACAACAACTGTATATAAATAGGAATGAGGAAGTTTTTCATATTCTTGACCTGTTTAACCGAATGGTGTCTTTCAACACG GGCCTATGTTTTTCTCTGATGAACCTGAACACTTCTTTGTATGTGCAATCGACGTTCTTAAATGTGCAGACAGGCCAGAATATGTG GGTAGTTGAGGTGATCTGTTCCTTGTTCAGGAATCTGTATCCCTCTTCTGCTAATGCTGCTTTGATTTCCATGGGGATCAATTTTCTGGCAAAGATGTTGAAGTG TTCCCCTTCTAGTGTCTCTGCCGTGGCGTTAAAGGGTGATATCTTTGACATGGTTTCTTCAATAAATTCTTTTGCGGAGGATTATAACGGTTCATCAAG TTCATGGTTTCTTTCAGGGAAATTAGCAAAGATGCTTTTAATTGATTGTGAGCATAATGACTATGATTGCTCGTTGACGATCTCAG TTCTTGAATTCACCAATCAGCTTGTAGAAAGTGGACTAGAGAGTGGCGCTGTCTATGCTTTACTAGTTTTCTCCCTTCAGTACATTCTTGTTAATCATGAGTACTGGAAATATAAGGTGAAGCGTCATCGTTGGAGAGTAACACTTAAG GTCCTTGAATTAGTGGGAAAATGCATTATTTCATCCTCATATTCCAAGGGAGTGGCTGACGTCATCCAGAATATACTGCTCAGTGATTCCTCTATTCACAGCACTTTCTTCCGAATTGTTTGTAcgacatcacaatcattagaG CAACTATATGTAAGCCGCCTCATTGATGTGGCAGAGATTGAAGGGTTACAGCTTGCCATACTTTCTGCCTTGGATGTTTTGCATGTGTTGCTCTTGAAATTCTCAAAG GATAACTTTTCCAGCCTTCCTTTGTTCCACCAAGCCATGCTATCTTCTAGTACCAAGCCTATTCCAGTTGCTGCAGCtgttatttcatttatatcaTATTTCCGTAACCCT gCAATACAAGTTGGTGCTGCTAGGGTGCTATCATCAATGTTATTCGTTGCAAATGATTTGCAGCAGCAATTATCTGGGATTGCATGCTTTAGTCCTGATGATAAGCAG ATTATGGAGCTAAGACATTCTCTTGGCGACATCCTTCTGGAGAAATCACTATGGGATGAAGATCTCTTCTTAGCTACAGTAGATATGCTTACTTCTGCAGCACGTTTTCAG CCTGCTTTTCTTCTTGCCATTATTGATGTCAAGGAGGCCGCAGATGCACCAGCAGGTGATGCTGTAGCTGTGGCAGAGTCAGCGAATGCATCTCCCAGAACAGCAGACTCAAAAAGTTCAAGCGTATTGAATGCAGTTCTGCAATTTGTAGAAAAATCTGCTGAGCTTGTGGAGAG cAAACCACAAATATTGCTCACTGTACTTGAATTCCTGAAAGCTTTGTGGGAGGGGGCTGCACAATATTCAGCGATAATTGACCATCTGAAAGACTCCAAAAATTTCTGGAAACATTTATCAAGCTCTGTATCTTTCAGTGTACCCAAGGAAAGTCATCGGCCGAAAACTTGGACAGAAAAGGACTCTGAAAGCTTAGCAAATAGCTTTCACTGTCAAGGTGCAATTCTAGAAGTGATGGCGCACAACCTATTTCTGCAGAAAAAGTTGCTGCTTGCTGAGTCACATATAAAACGAGCCATAGAGAAGGCAGGCCACACTGTAAGCACCGACAAGTCAAGAGCAGCAGATCCAAGTGATTGTGCTGATATTTTCTTCAAGTGGAGTGAGAGCTCTGTTCTGCAGAGCATGGTCAAGATATATTCTTCTTGTGAAGATGATGGTGAAGTGAGTTCTCATGTAAAG ATAGCCGCCAGTTTATTTGCTGTGCATGTGATGGTGAAATTAACTGCTGGTGATGTGGGAAGTCTGTCTATATCGTTGCTGGATCGGATTGGTGCTCTCTATAAAGAG TTGAGAGGCCAGCCTGCTTTTTCTGAATTGCTTGGTCAATACTCAAAGCATCGGTACAG TGAAGGCAAGGAACTGGAAACTCTAATACTGAACGATCTCTACTATCATATGCAAGGAGAGTTTGAAGGTCGTAAGATTGGCCCGGGACCATTCCAGGAGTTATTTCTCTCTCTGGTTCGCTCGAATATATGGGAGAGGTATTATGAGTGGAACTACAAGACCAAACTCTTGGACTATCGGAAAAAGATCAACTTGTTTGATACTGCGAAAGTACGAGCTGACTTGAGACTGGATTTGTGGGATCATTCCAATTGGAAGGCATCCAAAGTAGTTGCAGAGACAATGTTGCAGTGCATGGAGGAAACAAACTGGATGATCATATTCTCGGCTTCAAAGCTTTCTGCCTTGAAAGCACTGACAACACTCTTAGCTGTGTATGAGGAAGAT GCACTGGGCAGAAACACTGGAAATGGAAGAAAGATCCCTGATAAACTGGTTCTTTCTTGCATTGATCAAATGTGTGAATCTTTCCACTCCACATTGCGATCACTAGGCCCGACCATGGAAGCTTCTGAAGACATTTTGAAGTTTCTTGCTGCCCAAGCTGAACTAATCATTCATCTAATCAGAAAATTGTCGAAAAGCCCTCCTTTACCTGTTTGTGTGCTCATTCTGAGGACTTCTGGTTCTGCCCTTAAAGTGTTGGGTGAGATAAAGCCTGTAGTTAAGGGCATTAAAACAACGTTGAAGCTTGGTCTTATGTTGCTTCTCTTATCATTGGAGTTTAGTTGCAGCTATTACAGTACAGGTGGAGCAGTTGATATGGATTCAGTGAAAGAGACGGCtgaattttcaaacttatgtCTCGGGCACATACCTATTCTTTGCAGCTGCATTATGATTCCCGAGCTTTACACTCTTACTCTGACTGCAGTCGACTTAATATCGAGGAACTTCTTGATGCCCAATACCTGGTTCCCCATCATTCAAGCTCATCTTCCCCTGCAGCACATCATCTCGAAGCTTCATGATAGAAACTCTGCGATCCCGAGTTCGATAACGCTAAATTTCCTTTTGACCCTTGCTGTGGTGAGAGGAGGTGCTGAGATGCTTCTCAGTTCGGGTCTTCTCTCGTCTCTCAGAGCATTGTTTTCGGCAATTAACGAAGAGAGGAATCTGTCTGTTTCATCCAATGGAACTGAAGGGGGTGAAGGGGTGTGGGGGCTCGGCTTAGCTGTTGTAGCAGCAATGATACATTCTCTTGGGGATACTTCTTCTTGCATCAACATTGTAGACAGTGAGATACCCTACTTCTTCTCGGACCAGGCTTATCTAGTTTCTTATTATCTCGACGCCCCAGACCTACCCTCTGGTGATCAGGACAAGAGGAGGCCTCAGGCTCAAAGGACTCAGACCTCTCTCACTGCACTTAAAGAAACAGAGCATGTTCTCACGCTAATGTGTGTTGGGGCTAGGCAGTGGAACTCATGGGTGAAGGCTATGAAGGAAATGGACCCGCATCTCCGGGAAAAGAGTATTCATCTTTTAGCCTTCATTAGCAGAGGAAATCAACGATTTGGAGAGTCTCTTGGATGGAATGCTCCTTTCTTGTGCCCTCCAGTCTGCAAATCGGAGATGGACGATTGCAAGAAACCGCCATTCGTGAACAGCAAAAATGGGTGGTTTTCGCTTTCACCTCCTGGGTGCTTATCCGTTTCGAAGTTCTCTTCTGTTTCGACTTCTGTAATGGCTCTCGTCCAGAAGGACCGAGCTCCTGAAAAATCGGAAACTGTCTCTGCCACAACTTTCTCGGACACTGTTGCCTTGCAGATCTATAGAATTGCATTTCATCTTCTAAAGTTTCTCTGCTTGCAAGCTGAGGGTGCAGCTAAGAGGGCCGAGGAAGTGGGGTTTATTGACCTTGCCCATTTCCCTGAGCTGCCGATGCCTGAAATCTTACACGGGTTGCAG GATCAGGCAATTGCAATCGTGACTGAACTATGCGAGGCCAGCAAAGCCAAGCAAATGAATCCAGAGACCTGTAGCATCTGCATCTTGCTTCTGCATATATTGGAAATGGCCCTGCACTTGGAACTCTGCGTGTTGCACATTTGCGGGATAAGACCCGTCCTAGGGCGCGTGGAGGATTTCTCGAAGCAAGTCAAGCCCTTTGTAAAAG CAATCGAGGGCCAAGATTTTCTAAAATCGTCTCTCAGTTCCTTGAAACGGATAATGTCGCTCGTATACCCGGGTTTGTTGCAGGCTGAGGGCTTACTTTGA